Proteins from a genomic interval of Scomber japonicus isolate fScoJap1 chromosome 10, fScoJap1.pri, whole genome shotgun sequence:
- the vsig10l gene encoding V-set and immunoglobulin domain-containing protein 10-like, with amino-acid sequence MGAHCELVVSPAHLARVNAVAGSNVTLAVSFSGAPDPLITWFMGDFPVATWTIGSDTLAVIADTKVLQVEKNGSLTFVNVMVNYTSDYTILMTKSGLGTASTNFSLTVYEIIQNVTLSTQPALATEGSDRLTLQYSMLQGVVEQQMWFFSGSEIKNSSHYSVQQESLVILSPNRSDTGRYTLSLTNPFSSVTTHMNVTVLYGPDEPILEVSPAKEFYVSNDSLSLSCQADGVPQPRVKWVFRGQTLSDSLQGVLNLTNVQTSQGGVYNCTVHNEMTTAQRHKSIILNIYEKPPGNPVCSVQAVNDVELQYHCQWSGGTPQAQLSFPDLNDTGSGAGNFSLAVTASENLNGKTVICMAEHPMEKNKCNITASSPMAFLPSVRTTVNSEGKIVVSIHCITKASPKVVVSWSKGDEDAINTTTDQISSDTTQLMIRHYNVSIFLLTNYTCICRNPLGSQKREIQLQGPSISDSGLVRNQDGTVITLTWEVPPTSVVTGFDIQMKGPDLPSGNLNGTQTKANSNSYRTIQTKPGTARSADIFVDPKSIYRFRVIPKARLTDGEPSEVHRIGPGEGLSGPAIAGIAAGIPCSLLFLLLLCGLIYLCIYCAKNKSHQTRYPVSRATITLQPDVTPHNLLSGGVKAPPDYNRMHQAPSERSVALPTFVPPPPVRVATTV; translated from the exons ATGG GTGCTCACTGTGAACTGGTTGTTTCTCCGGCTCATCTTGCTCGGGTGAATGCTGTCGCTGGTAGTAATGTGACTCTGGCTGTGTCCTTCAGTGGTGCCCCTGACCCATTGATTACCTGGTTTATGGGTGATTTTCCTGTCGCCACCTGGACTATTGGTTCAGATACTCTGGCAGTCATAGCTGACACAAAGGTGCTGCAAGTTGAGAAAAATGGATCTCTCACATTTGTAAATGTGATGGTTAACTATACCAGTGACTACACCATTTTAATGACAAAGTCTGGACTGGGTACAGCTTCCACAAATTTCTCTCTGACAGTATATG AAATTATCCAGAATGTGACTCTGAGCACACAGCCTGCGTTGGCTACAGAGGGAAGTGACCGGCTCACACTGCAATACAGCATGCTGCAAGGAGTAGTTGAGCAACAGATGTGGTTTTTCAGTGGCAGCGAGATAAAAAACAGCTCACATTACTCAGTGCAGCAAGAGAGCCTTGTGATTCTCAGTCCAAACAGAAGTGACACAGGACGGTACACGCTGTCACTGACCAACCCTTTCAGCAGTGTGACAACTCACATGAATGTCACCGTGTTGT ATGGACCAGATGAGCCCATACTTGAAGTTAGTCCAGCTAAGGAATTTTATGTATCAAAtgattcactcagcctctcctGCCAGGCTGATGGAGTCCCTCAGCCAAGGGTTAAGTGGGTATTTCGTGGTCAGACCCTTTCCGATTCCCTCCAAGGAGTTCTCAATCTGACCAATGTGCAGACCAGTCAAGGAGGTGTTTATAACTGCACGGTGCACAATGAGATGACTACAGCACAGCGCCATAAAagtatcattttaaacatttatg AGAAGCCACCAGGAAACCCGGTATGCTCTGTACAGGCGGTGAATGACGTCGAACTGCAGTATCACTGTCAGTGGTCAGGGGGAACCCCACAGGCCCAACTTTCTTTCCCAGACTTAAATGACACTGGCAGTGGTGCAGGAAACTTCAGTTTGGCTGTCACCGCCTCGGAAAACCTGAATGGGAAAACAGTCATCTGCATGGCAGAACACCCAATGGAAAAGAATAAGTGCAACATTACTGCAA GTAGTCCAATggcgttccttccatctgtgagAACCACAGTTAACTCTGAGGGCAAAATAGTGGTCAGCATCCACTGTATCACTAAGGCCTCACCTAAGGTTGTGGTGTCATGGTCCAAAGGTGATGAAGATGCCATCAACACAACAACGGACCAGATTAGCAGCGACACCACACAGCTCATGATTCGTCATTACAATGTCAGCATCTTTCTTCTCACTAACTACACCTGCATCTGCCGCAACCCACTGGGCAGTCAGAAAAGGGAAATTCAGTTACAAG gaCCGTCGATCTCAGATTCCGGTTTGGTCCGCAATCAAGATGGAACCGTCATCACGTTGACCTGGGAGGTCCCGCCTACCTCTGTTGTTACAG GGTTTGACATCCAAATGAAAGGACCAGATCTCCCAAGTGGAAATCTTAATGGCACCCAAACTAAAGCAAACTCAAACAGCTACCGCACCATCCAGACAAAACCTGGCACTGCCCGGAGTGCAGACATCTTTGTTGATCCTAAATCAATTTACCGATTTCGGGTCATCCCCAAAGCACGTTTAACTGATGGAGAGCCCTCTGAGGTCCATAGAATTGGTCCAG GTGAGGGGCTGAGTGGACCGGCCATCGCTGGCATTGCAGCTGGAATTCCCTGTAGCCTTCTCTTCCTGCTCCTGCTTTGTGGTTTAATCTACCTCTGCATCTACTGCGCCAAGAACAAAA GTCACCAGACAAGATACCCAGTGTCCAGAGCA ACAATAACACTTCAACCGGATGTAACTCCTCATAACCTGCTGAGTGGAGGGGTGAAGGCTCCCCCTGATTACAACAGAATGCATCAG gcTCCTTCTGAAAGGTCAGTGGCTCTCCCCACATTTGTTCCTCCACCGCCTGTCAGAGTCGCTACAACTGTCTAA
- the etfb gene encoding electron transfer flavoprotein subunit beta: MSGRVLVGVKRVIDYAVKIRVKPDNSGVVTDGVKHSMNPFCEIAVEEAVKLKEKKLIKEVVAVSCGPQQAQETIRTALAMGADRGIHVEVSGKDYDTLGPLQVSKIMAALAKKEEAQLVILGKQAIDDDCNQTGQMTAALLDWPQGTFASEVSLEGDKIKVVREIDGGLETIKINTPAVLTADLRLNTPRYATLPNIMKAKKKKIANVKPADLGVELTSRLEVLRVDEPPQRQAGVKVETVDDLVGKLKETGRI; the protein is encoded by the exons ATGTCCGGACGTGTCCTCGTTGGAGTTAAGCGTGTCATTGACTACGCTGTCAAG aTTCGTGTGAAGCCCGACAACAGTGGTGTGGTGACAGATGGTGTTAAGCATTCGATGAACCCCTTCTGTGAGATCGCTGTGGAGGAGGCGGTCAAACTGAAGGAGAAGAAACTTATTAAGGAGGTTGTGGCTGTCAGCTGTGGGCCACAGCAAGCACAG GAAACCATCCGTACTGCCCTTGCTATGGGAGCAGACCGTGGCATCCATGTCGAAGTGTCTGGGAAAGACTATGACACCCTCGGACCTCTGCAGGTCTCCAAGATCATGGCTGCTTTGGCCAAGAAGGAGGAGGCTCAGCTTGTCATCTTAGGCAAACAG GCCATCGATGATGACTGCAATCAGACTGGCCAGATGACCGCAGCTTTACTGGACTGGCCTCAG GGCACCTTTGCATCAGAGGTATCACTGGAAGGAGACAAGATAAAAGTGGTGAGAGAAATTGACGGTGGCCTGGAGACTATTAAGATTAACACACCAGCAGTGCTGACCGCAGACCTTCGACTCAACACCCCCAGATATGCCACTCTGCCTAATATCATG AaagccaagaagaagaagattgcTAACGTGAAACCTGCAGACTTAGGGGTGGAACTGACTTCACGTTTGGAGGTGTTGAGAGTGGACGAGCCCCCACAGAGGCAGGCAGGAGTGAAGGTGGAGACAGTGGATGACCTGGTGGGCAAACtgaaggagacagggaggaTATAA